Proteins from a single region of Vigna radiata var. radiata cultivar VC1973A unplaced genomic scaffold, Vradiata_ver6 scaffold_207, whole genome shotgun sequence:
- the LOC106754694 gene encoding uncharacterized protein LOC106754694 yields the protein MSRPTEGFDLQLYLSASSHSVSAALIQEAPIFKLIYFVSRTLQGAEERYSQVEKVTLTLLTAARRLRPYFQSHQVIIRTNHPVARILRKPDLAGRMVSWSIELFEFGLRFEPQGSVKGQHLADFAAELPPKAEPSVWNLNVDGSSDKRGGGAGIVLEGLNGLLVEQAISFTFQLSNNQAEYEALISGLLLAVELDIEHLECRMDSQLVMGHINGTFQVKDNHLLRYYHKVSDLIKAFATFKITHVPRAQNSRADLLSKLTHARGNSQLTSVIKPTLEKPLLETCSTSVIPSKADWWQDIIQLMIHQEQGTRINAADSKRIARFTFIGDDLYQRGYTTPLLKCLCNEEAKYVMQELHHGICGSHSGKRTLRAKILRAGFYWPTIEQDCKEFVQKCISCQSHGHDTRIPPSELMGIISPWPFAQWGMDIAGPLPLAKGQCKYLLVAIDYFTKWIEAEALATISARKTQTFIWHLICRFSITQRIITDNGRQFIDRTLEGFLKGLGIKHVTSSVEHPQTNGQAEAANKAIISELKKRLGQAKGLWVEELPEILWAYRCTPHGSTGETPFNLTYGTNDMLPVEVGNLPFVGIRN from the coding sequence ATGAGCCGTCCGACAGAAGGGTTTGACTTACAACTATATCTGTCCGCATCCAGCCATTCGGTAAGTGCCGCCCTTATTCAAGAGGCACCGATCTTTAAGctcatttattttgttagcaGAACCTTGCAAGGGGCCGAAGAACGATACTCTCAGGTGGAGAAAGTAACATTGACTCTACTAACAGCGGCAAGACGGCTCCGCCCATACTTTCAAAGCCACCAAGTTATTATCCGAACAAACCATCCGGTCGCCAGAATTCTCAGGAAACCGGATCTAGCAGGAAGGATGGTCTCCTGGTCCATCGAATTATTCGAATTCGGCTTGCGTTTTGAACCACAAGGCTCCGTCAAGGGCCAGCACTTAGCAGATTTCGCAGCAGAACTACCCCCGAAGGCAGAACCGTCCGTGTGGAATTTGAACGTAGACGGATCCTCAGACAAAAGAGGAGGAGGAGCCGGTATAGTACTGGAGGGACTGAACGGTCTTCTAGTCGAGCAAGCAATATCCTTCACATTCCAGCTCAGTAACAATCAGGCAGAATACGAAGCCCTAATCAGCGGACTACTCTTGGCCGTCGAGCTGGACATTGAACACTTAGAATGCCGAATGGATTCCCAACTGGTTATGGGGCATATTAACGGAACCTTCCAGGTCAAGGACAATCATTTATTACGTTACTATCACAAAGTCAGCGACCTCATTAAAGCGTTTGCCACCTTCAAGATCACCCATGTACCCAGGGCGCAAAATTCCCGAGCGGATTTACTTTCCAAACTGACACATGCCCGAGGAAACTCCCAACTCACTTCAGTAATCAAACCCACGCTGGAAAAGCCTCTGTTAGAAACATGCTCCACCAGCGTCATTCCTTCCAAGGCTGACTGGTGGCAAGATATAATACAGTTGATGATTCATCAAGAACAGGGTACACGGATAAATGCGGCCGATTCCAAACGAATCGCTCGTTTTACATTTATAGGAGATGATCTCTACCAACGTGGGTACACTACTCCTCTGTTGAAGTGTTTGTGTAACGAAGAAGCAAAGTACGTTATGCAGGAACTACATCATGGCATTTGTGGCTCTCACTCGGGTAAAAGAACGCTTAGAGCCAAGATATTACGAGCGGGTTTCTACTGGCCCACAATTGAACAAGATTGCAAAGAGTTCGTTCAAAAGTGCATCTCCTGCCAGTCCCATGGACATGACACTCGGATTCCTCCGTCCGAACTGATGGGCATCATATCTCCATGGCCCTTTGCccaatggggaatggatattGCCGGACCCCTGCCACTCGCAAAAGGACAGTGCAAATATCTCCTTGTGGCAATCGACTATTTTACCAAGTGGATCGAAGCAGAAGCCCTTGCAACAATTAGCGCCCGAAAAACACAAACCTTCATCTGGCACTTGATATGCCGATTCAGCATAACACAAAGAATCATTACTGATAACGGTCGACAATTCATAGACCGTACGCTGGAAGGCTTTCTCAAGGGACTTGGCATCAAACATGTTACAAGTTCAGTAGAACATCCCCAAACAAACGGACAGGCCGAAGCTGCAAACAAAGCCATAATCTCCGAGTTGAAAAAGCGCCTAGGGCAAGCCAAAGGCTTGTGGGTCGAAGAATTGCCTGAAATACTTTGGGCTTATAGATGCACACCGCACGGATCTACAGGTGAGACCCCCTTCAATCTCACATATGGCACTAATGATATGTTACCGGTCGAGGTGGGGAACCTTCCCTTCGTCGGTATCCGCAACTGA